Proteins encoded by one window of Arachis hypogaea cultivar Tifrunner chromosome 1, arahy.Tifrunner.gnm2.J5K5, whole genome shotgun sequence:
- the LOC112710786 gene encoding uncharacterized protein, with amino-acid sequence MLAWSIELSQFQIKFEPRNAIKAQAMANFIAEMTPGKLTPESWKLHVDGLSNFTYGGAGVILENQNGITIEQSVQYEFPVSNNQAEYEALLAGLTLAREVGAKVLEVNTDSQVVSSQVNGDYQARDPLLQQYLTKVNKLKEGFEHSTIQHVPRERNARGDLLSKLASTKPGHGNKSLIQEVVRSPSVSTTTNAHLTSLNQESWTHPILQYLLDGTLPPDPKEGKRIKREAANYTIVTGQLYKRGFSQPLLKCVEPRDTEYILREIHEGCCGHHVGGKTLAQKVIRAGYFWLTIIRDSIQLVKNCDKCQRHANIHQVAPHQLSTISAEWPFGTWGIDLVGPLPTAPGQLRYLIVAINYYTKWIEAEPLASITATQCRKFLWRQIITRFGIPEIVISEYRTQFADKMFREFLEGLHISHRFSSVKHP; translated from the coding sequence ATGCTAGCGTGGTCCATCGAGCTATCCCAGTTCCAGATTAAGTTTGAACCCCGGAACGCAATCAAAGCACAAGCCATGGCCAATTTCATCGCCGAGATGACTCCGGGGAAGCTCACCCCCGAATCGTGGAAACTGCACGTCGACGGCTTGTCAAACTTCACCTACGGAGGTGCCGGAGTCATACTCGAAAACCAAAACGGGATCACAATCGAACAGTCAGTACAATACGAATTTCCAGtatcgaacaaccaagcagaatatgaggccctCTTGGCAGGCCTAACCCTAGCCCGGGAAGTCGGAGCAAAGGTCCTAGAGGTAAACACCGATTCGCAGGTAGTCAGTTCCCAAGTTAACGGAGACTACCAGGCACGAGATCCCCTACTCCAACAATACCTCACCAAGGTAAACAAACTGAAAGAAGGGTTCGAGCACAGTACCATACAACATGTTCCCAGGGAACGAAACGCCAGGGGAGACCTACTTTCcaaactagccagtaccaaaccaggacaCGGTAACAAATCGCTAATTCAGGAAGTCGTTAGGTCGCCCTCCGTGTCAACAACAACCAATGCTCATCTGACATCCTTGAACCAGGAATCTTGGACCCACCCTATCCTACAATACCTCCTCGATGGAACTTTGCCGCCGGACCCGAAAGAGGGAAAGCGAATAAAAAGGGAAGCCGCCAACTATACCATTGTCACAGGACAACTATACAAACGCGGATTCTCGCAACCCCTGCTCAAATGCGTCGAACCCAGGGACACGGAGTACATACTCCGTGAAATCCACGAAGGTTGCTGCGGTCACCACGTCGGAGGTAAAACATTAGCCCAAAAAGTCATCAGGGCAGGCTACTTTTGGCTTACAATTATTCGAGACTCCATACAATTAGTAAAAAACTGCGACAAATGCCAAAGGCACGCTAATATCCACCAAGTCGCCCCACACCAACTCAGCACCATATCGGCAGAGTGGCCATTCGGCACTTGGGGGATCGACCTCGTCGGGCCCCTTCCTACGGCACCCGGCCAACTCAGGTATCTCATCGTCgccataaattactacaccaaatggatcgaAGCCGAACCCTTGGCCTCCATAACGGCAACCCAGTGCCGAAAATTCCTCTGGCGACAGATCATCACCCGGTTCGGGATCCCCGAGATCGTTATCTCAGAATACAGAACCCAGTTTGCTGACAAAATGTTCAGAGAATTTTTAGAAGGGCTACACATATCCCATCGCTTCAGCTCAGTGAAACACCCCTAA